The following coding sequences lie in one Candidatus Dependentiae bacterium genomic window:
- the dnaN gene encoding DNA polymerase III subunit beta has protein sequence MKCTFSVDQKELLGLLSAMQPICNKRTTLDVTESILFHVASKELTLKATDLEISLQSNMNVEGDLTDAVSFLISGKRIFELVKEMDGSIEFTLEDSQLQLKSNGVDLSLNIKNAEEFPPFPERIENLMDLEAPPLLAMLNKVAFLIPQNNANTALNGMLLEIGPEQLSMVATDGHCLAKICTKRYTLPDERKWLLPKRAVMEVKKLLESTTTTNLFLGTCGSQLVFSGKNFNFFTKLISESFPHYKPVLDKTGFTPARMAKDSLLRTLKRTNCLLAGKFVSTTFKFTPGTVNVNVHNKEVGKLDESIELLGYDAELVESRFYSPYLLNGLSVFPEDKVSFHIKNAIKPIIFESNAADYEFTYLVMPVSMAQAE, from the coding sequence ATGAAGTGTACATTTAGCGTTGATCAAAAAGAACTCCTTGGCCTTTTGTCTGCCATGCAGCCGATTTGTAACAAGCGTACAACGCTTGATGTTACAGAATCGATTTTGTTTCATGTGGCATCAAAAGAGTTAACGCTTAAAGCAACCGACCTTGAAATTAGCCTACAATCAAACATGAATGTTGAAGGTGACCTGACAGACGCGGTAAGTTTTCTTATTTCCGGCAAGCGCATTTTTGAGCTTGTAAAAGAGATGGATGGTTCTATTGAGTTTACACTTGAAGACAGTCAACTTCAGCTTAAGTCTAACGGTGTTGATTTATCACTCAATATTAAAAATGCCGAAGAGTTTCCTCCATTCCCTGAGCGTATTGAAAACTTAATGGATCTTGAAGCACCACCTCTTTTGGCTATGCTGAACAAAGTTGCTTTCTTGATTCCTCAGAATAATGCTAATACGGCTCTGAATGGGATGCTGCTTGAAATTGGACCAGAACAACTTTCAATGGTTGCAACCGATGGTCATTGCTTGGCAAAAATTTGCACAAAGAGATATACGCTTCCTGATGAACGCAAATGGTTACTCCCAAAACGGGCAGTTATGGAAGTTAAAAAACTTCTGGAAAGCACAACAACAACCAATTTGTTCTTAGGAACCTGTGGAAGTCAATTGGTATTTTCAGGTAAAAACTTCAATTTCTTTACCAAGTTGATTTCTGAAAGTTTTCCTCATTATAAGCCTGTACTTGATAAAACTGGATTTACTCCTGCACGCATGGCAAAAGATTCATTGCTCAGAACGCTCAAACGTACTAATTGCTTGCTTGCAGGTAAATTTGTTTCAACAACCTTCAAATTTACACCTGGCACGGTGAACGTTAATGTTCACAACAAAGAAGTTGGTAAGCTGGATGAGTCAATTGAGCTGCTTGGATATGATGCTGAGTTGGTTGAAAGTCGCTTTTATTCACCATATTTGCTCAATGGTCTTTCGGTATTTCCAGAAGATAAGGTTTCTTTTCATATTAAAAATGCGATTAAGCCAATTATTTTTGAATCAAATGCTGCTGATTATGAGTTTACTTATTTGGTGATGCCCGTTTCGATGGCTCAAGCTGAGTAG
- a CDS encoding DNA replication/repair protein RecF yields the protein MIIRQLRLNNFRCFANTEFSFDKKFIIIQGPNGSGKSSILEALHYSCYLRSFRTHLHKELMLLGENHFFAHILFDQELTGTNDQIQIGYSSKQGKVVKLNQKPVQSYKELLTAYRIVTLTADDLSLIHSAPEARRSFMNYSLFLIDPECAGQLKRYKQIVDQRNKLLSFHGLRQSPSFHDELKVWTGKMWEESQLIRASRKDYLAKLEAKVNILLQQFFWSSTDAQLHVKLEYVARPAVRHETFDSFWKDFSQQGLARELQYGRSTFGAHLDDMTIIFQQKNSRIFASRGQQKLLVFLLKIAQLQLTNTSGEASVLLLDDFVTDFDEDRLKRCLEVLQSIPGQIFISSPHELNSLLLEQVDSQRIVLSGVMSH from the coding sequence GTGATTATTAGACAGCTTAGACTTAACAACTTTCGTTGCTTTGCCAATACAGAATTTTCCTTTGATAAAAAATTTATTATCATCCAGGGGCCTAATGGCTCCGGGAAAAGTAGCATTCTTGAAGCTCTTCATTACAGCTGCTACTTGCGTTCCTTTAGAACGCACCTCCACAAAGAGCTCATGCTCCTGGGGGAAAACCATTTCTTTGCGCATATATTATTTGATCAAGAGCTCACTGGAACCAATGACCAAATTCAGATTGGCTACTCAAGCAAACAAGGAAAGGTTGTTAAACTCAACCAAAAACCAGTTCAGTCGTACAAAGAGCTTTTAACCGCATATCGCATTGTTACCCTTACTGCCGATGATTTATCGCTTATTCATAGCGCCCCTGAAGCTCGACGAAGCTTCATGAATTACTCACTCTTTTTGATTGATCCTGAATGTGCAGGGCAGCTGAAACGGTACAAGCAAATTGTTGACCAGCGTAATAAACTTTTAAGCTTCCATGGCTTGCGACAATCGCCATCATTCCATGATGAACTCAAAGTTTGGACAGGTAAAATGTGGGAAGAGTCGCAACTCATTCGCGCTTCGCGTAAAGATTATTTAGCTAAATTAGAAGCAAAAGTTAATATTTTACTCCAGCAATTTTTCTGGAGCAGCACTGATGCTCAGCTCCATGTCAAGCTTGAGTATGTTGCTCGCCCGGCAGTAAGGCATGAAACCTTTGACTCTTTCTGGAAAGACTTTTCGCAGCAAGGGCTTGCTCGTGAGTTACAATACGGACGAAGCACCTTTGGTGCACATCTTGATGATATGACTATTATTTTTCAACAAAAAAATTCTCGTATTTTTGCTTCACGCGGACAACAAAAATTATTAGTTTTTTTGCTGAAAATTGCACAGCTTCAGCTTACCAATACTTCAGGCGAAGCAAGCGTTCTTTTACTTGATGACTTTGTAACAGACTTTGATGAAGATCGATTAAAGCGTTGTCTTGAGGTTTTACAAAGTATTCCGGGTCAAATTTTTATCTCATCGCCGCACGAGCTAAATAGTCTGCTGCTTGAGCAAGTTGATAGCCAGCGTATCGTTTTGTCTGGTGTAATGAGCCATTAG
- a CDS encoding ankyrin repeat domain-containing protein — MAIRFTKTTLLCLLSIIIIWSKLESTHKNPIEKKSFLSKLGSLWSWSSKKNAINYADSALDDTALNNAFGHLRKLMKNERVKMVKKYIRKIPSLVNKSDRNGITPLHIATYYEDAHLVKFLLKQGAAPDLRTNDGFTPLHIAVYKGHFDIIDQLLATKEVDIDGATTEDQYTPLHIAVRFSKANHILNELIETGANINKQSRLGRTPLHLAVIRGDIGSLKMLLKKGALVNTFSKKSDSDIGGKTPLDDAIDHGCFEIIKLLKSYGAQPGVNKTETPNGSLHQTKRYAGYQLAQAADYLARAAMR, encoded by the coding sequence ATGGCAATTCGCTTCACAAAAACAACCTTACTTTGTCTTTTATCCATAATAATAATATGGTCAAAACTAGAAAGTACTCATAAAAACCCAATAGAAAAAAAAAGTTTCTTGAGTAAATTAGGTTCTCTTTGGTCTTGGTCATCAAAAAAAAATGCAATCAATTATGCCGATTCTGCGCTTGATGATACTGCACTCAATAACGCTTTTGGCCATTTGCGCAAACTTATGAAAAACGAACGAGTAAAAATGGTCAAAAAATATATACGTAAAATTCCATCCTTAGTTAACAAATCAGACCGAAATGGCATTACACCACTCCATATTGCTACGTATTACGAAGATGCTCATCTGGTAAAATTTTTACTTAAGCAAGGAGCTGCGCCGGATCTTCGTACCAATGATGGCTTTACACCTCTTCATATTGCTGTTTACAAAGGGCACTTTGATATTATTGATCAACTCTTAGCAACCAAAGAAGTTGATATTGACGGTGCAACCACCGAAGATCAGTATACTCCACTTCATATTGCTGTGCGCTTTTCTAAGGCTAATCATATACTCAATGAGCTCATTGAGACGGGAGCAAATATCAATAAGCAAAGTCGGCTTGGCAGAACGCCGCTTCATTTAGCTGTTATTCGAGGAGACATCGGGTCATTGAAAATGTTATTGAAAAAAGGGGCACTCGTTAATACTTTTTCAAAAAAAAGTGATTCCGACATTGGTGGAAAAACACCTCTTGATGATGCAATAGACCATGGATGCTTTGAGATTATTAAACTCCTCAAAAGCTACGGTGCGCAACCTGGAGTCAATAAAACAGAGACCCCTAATGGCTCATTACACCAGACAAAACGATACGCTGGCTATCAACTTGCTCAAGCAGCAGACTATTTAGCTCGTGCGGCGATGAGATAA
- a CDS encoding ankyrin repeat domain-containing protein, whose amino-acid sequence MVQNSLFRLFFINSAVLMLLMRTAFAGADLSDPRNNEVELPNQASLVRAIKTGNLDSVKKICEANPDSVFQRDFDRNIALHYAAESKHLNAFEIVAYLVFDAQANSCINTRGKYGYTPLDLACTYGTKNVIDYLKANGAKNNHRGFVLKKKLCFNYDEATDEATTESDDEEENQGNGSDQDEVATDREYEDEQDDYEEEGYLSQEYDSEQEY is encoded by the coding sequence ATGGTCCAAAACAGTTTATTTCGATTATTCTTTATCAATTCTGCCGTATTAATGTTGCTTATGAGAACTGCTTTTGCTGGGGCTGATTTGAGTGATCCAAGAAATAATGAAGTCGAATTACCCAATCAGGCATCACTTGTAAGAGCTATAAAAACAGGAAATTTAGATTCGGTTAAAAAAATCTGTGAAGCTAATCCGGATAGCGTTTTCCAACGTGATTTTGATAGAAATATAGCACTTCATTACGCAGCCGAAAGCAAACATCTGAATGCGTTCGAAATTGTTGCTTATTTGGTTTTTGATGCGCAAGCAAATTCGTGTATTAATACACGTGGAAAATATGGTTATACTCCGCTTGATTTGGCTTGTACGTACGGAACAAAGAATGTTATAGATTATTTGAAAGCGAATGGTGCTAAAAATAATCATCGGGGTTTTGTACTTAAAAAAAAGTTGTGTTTTAATTATGATGAAGCGACCGATGAGGCAACTACTGAAAGTGATGATGAAGAAGAAAATCAAGGCAACGGTAGCGATCAAGATGAAGTAGCTACTGACCGAGAATATGAAGATGAGCAAGACGATTATGAAGAAGAAGGTTATCTCAGCCAGGAATATGATTCTGAGCAGGAATACTAG
- a CDS encoding crossover junction endodeoxyribonuclease RuvC — MSKVILGVDPGFSVTGFAVLKHDNRQAYVIDYGYLKMSSTKTLSERTGQFYDVFKQKIIDHSVTQVALETSFLGKNPQTFLKLGFLRGILYLLADQHKLVISEFAPREIKAAVTGSGGASKDQVAHMILRMFPKIAQLGDIAKQDVTDALAISVCGLWADQRQSIPSR; from the coding sequence ATGTCAAAAGTTATTTTGGGTGTAGATCCAGGATTTTCTGTTACTGGCTTTGCCGTTCTTAAGCATGATAACCGTCAAGCCTACGTTATTGACTATGGTTACCTCAAAATGAGTTCTACTAAAACGCTTTCGGAGCGAACAGGCCAGTTTTATGACGTATTTAAGCAGAAGATCATAGATCATTCTGTCACTCAAGTTGCGTTAGAAACGTCGTTCCTAGGGAAGAATCCGCAGACTTTTTTAAAGCTTGGTTTTCTTCGCGGTATTTTATACCTGCTTGCTGACCAACATAAGCTTGTAATCAGTGAATTTGCTCCACGTGAAATTAAGGCAGCAGTTACGGGTTCTGGTGGTGCAAGCAAAGATCAAGTAGCGCATATGATTTTACGTATGTTTCCTAAAATTGCGCAACTGGGTGATATCGCAAAGCAAGACGTCACTGATGCGCTGGCGATTTCTGTCTGCGGTCTGTGGGCTGATCAGCGACAATCGATTCCTTCTCGATAA
- the dnaB gene encoding replicative DNA helicase — protein sequence MQIAAKPRRREQHAPETIIGKSLPTSIEAEKSVLAAILLNDENLTLVSDILKPADYYLRSHQLIYQAIMELAQSNQKVDLVVLQDYLSTRAMLDEAGGIAYLLELQEDIPSIGLIQQHAKIVKDKAVLRDLIHSAADIIGTCYAQSIEDIDGVLDEAEKKIFQISNKLAAQSFVQLDILLKKTFQHLAQVKTSREGVTGVPSGFAGFDKMTSGMQKGDLLILAARPSMGKTAFALNMALNAWHAGHSVGVFSLEMSSEQLVLRMLSSESNIPHQKIKNASVSSDEWMELTNTAAKLAEAKVFIDDTPSLNIMELRAKARKLKAQADIKLIVIDYLQLINSHVRHENRTQEISAISRALKALAKELGIPILALSQLSRSLETRMDKRPMLSDLRESGAIEQDGDVIFFIYRDVVYNPDTDNPELTEIIIGKQRNGPTGSFHTRFRGEVSRFEDFQEGY from the coding sequence GTGCAAATAGCGGCAAAACCGAGGCGGCGTGAACAGCATGCTCCAGAGACGATCATTGGAAAGAGTTTACCAACAAGCATTGAAGCCGAAAAATCGGTTCTGGCGGCAATTTTACTCAACGATGAAAACTTAACGCTTGTTTCAGATATTTTGAAGCCAGCAGATTATTATCTACGTTCTCATCAGCTTATTTATCAAGCGATCATGGAGCTTGCACAAAGCAATCAAAAAGTTGATTTGGTTGTGCTGCAAGATTATCTTTCAACGCGAGCGATGCTTGATGAAGCTGGTGGAATTGCTTATCTGCTTGAGTTGCAGGAAGATATTCCTTCGATTGGACTGATTCAGCAGCATGCAAAAATTGTTAAAGATAAAGCTGTCCTGCGTGATTTGATTCATTCGGCTGCGGATATTATTGGTACTTGCTATGCTCAAAGCATCGAAGACATTGATGGTGTGCTTGATGAGGCTGAAAAGAAAATTTTTCAAATTTCTAACAAGCTTGCAGCTCAGTCATTTGTACAGCTAGATATTCTGCTCAAAAAAACCTTTCAACATTTAGCACAAGTTAAAACATCGCGTGAAGGAGTAACGGGTGTTCCATCAGGATTTGCAGGCTTTGATAAGATGACTTCTGGAATGCAGAAGGGCGACCTCCTTATCTTGGCGGCGCGCCCTTCGATGGGTAAAACGGCATTCGCCTTAAATATGGCATTAAATGCCTGGCATGCAGGTCATTCAGTAGGTGTTTTTTCGCTTGAAATGTCATCTGAACAATTGGTGCTGCGTATGCTTTCTTCTGAGTCGAATATTCCGCACCAGAAGATTAAAAATGCTTCGGTTTCTTCTGACGAGTGGATGGAGTTGACCAATACCGCAGCAAAGCTTGCGGAAGCAAAAGTTTTTATTGATGACACTCCATCGCTTAATATTATGGAGTTGCGAGCAAAAGCACGTAAGCTCAAAGCACAAGCGGATATCAAGTTGATTGTTATCGATTATCTTCAGCTTATTAATTCGCATGTTCGTCATGAAAATAGAACACAAGAAATTTCTGCAATTTCACGTGCTCTTAAGGCGCTTGCCAAAGAGCTTGGTATCCCAATCCTTGCACTTTCTCAGCTTTCGCGTTCGCTTGAAACTCGTATGGATAAGCGGCCTATGCTTTCCGACTTGCGTGAATCTGGAGCGATTGAGCAAGATGGTGACGTAATCTTCTTTATCTATCGAGATGTCGTTTATAATCCAGATACAGATAATCCAGAGCTTACCGAAATTATTATTGGTAAGCAGCGTAACGGTCCAACCGGTTCGTTTCATACGCGCTTTCGAGGAGAAGTTTCTCGGTTTGAGGATTTTCAAGAAGGATATTAG
- the rplI gene encoding 50S ribosomal protein L9, with product MKVYMLKDVEKVGMNGQIITVSDGYAQNFLFPRKLAVKVTDENIAFLKQKQIKEKVTAEVISTKAAMLAERIKNIQLVIKEKTHDDGKLYGSVSADEIVDLLKAKEVAINKKQVDFPKAIKEVGEHKVTIKISSKLKPQLTLKVVSKEA from the coding sequence ATGAAAGTATACATGCTCAAAGATGTTGAGAAAGTTGGCATGAACGGTCAGATTATTACCGTTTCTGATGGCTATGCGCAAAATTTCTTGTTTCCACGCAAACTTGCAGTCAAAGTTACTGATGAAAATATCGCTTTCCTTAAACAAAAACAGATTAAAGAAAAAGTTACCGCAGAGGTGATTTCAACTAAGGCTGCAATGCTTGCTGAACGGATTAAAAATATCCAATTGGTCATCAAAGAAAAAACTCACGATGATGGCAAATTGTACGGTTCAGTTTCTGCTGATGAGATTGTTGATTTGTTGAAGGCCAAAGAAGTTGCTATCAATAAAAAACAAGTTGACTTTCCAAAGGCAATCAAAGAAGTTGGTGAACATAAGGTTACCATTAAAATTTCTTCTAAGCTTAAACCACAGTTAACGCTTAAAGTTGTTTCAAAAGAAGCATAG